Proteins encoded within one genomic window of Eublepharis macularius isolate TG4126 chromosome 10, MPM_Emac_v1.0, whole genome shotgun sequence:
- the LOC129336674 gene encoding myb/SANT-like DNA-binding domain-containing protein 7 isoform X1 — MSAQTKSVGGRGVSWRERETLDLLELWGEEKVQEALAVSHRNIDIFEKIAEQMVARGHSRTAQECRTKTKALRQEYKRVVAHNSHSGNSPVSCPFYHQLHQILRGDANIRPRRMARSLSFLTMEVDPGQSENVMEGSEEVFSNEVVTIKLEDIGSSTPSDLASSPEDHSSDLHSAPESGQFVEDHRNRESIESEECSQPPCPEGMDDRQELIPANYEPTANTTISPENGQEINVPELSPAIRLANARNRKRRVALLSEVAERMLTQCSTEEREANRRHKETLDEERRWRRELMEEERRRHNQLIEEARQDRQVFKDVMSQNMTVMLSAVQALNNLTQMIAEKQKEQQSQSQTAATLPPVQEALSSHEPHQKCPCAGRKNTR, encoded by the exons ATGTCTGCCCAAACCAAATCTGTTGGTGGCCGAGGTGTTTCCTGGCGAGAGAGGGAGACATTGGATCTGCTAGAATTATGGGGAGAGGAAAAGGTTCAAGAGGCACTCGCAGTGTCACATCGGAACATTGATATATTTGAGAAAATAGCGGAGCAGATGGTTGCCAGGGGACATAGCAGAACGGCACAGGAATGCAGGACAAAAACTAAGGCTCTGCGTCAGGAGTACAAGCGGGTAGTCGCACACAACAGCCACTCTGGGAACTCTCCTGTGTCATGTCCCTTTTACCATCAGTTGCACCAGATTCTGAGAGGGGATGCTAACATCAGACCTCGGAGAATGGCCAGAAGCCTTTCCTTCCTCACGATGGAAGTAGATCCTGGACAATCTGAAAATGTAATGGAGGGATCCGAGGAGGTCTTCAGTAATGAGGTTGTGACTATCAAATTAGAGGATATTGGTTCATCTACCCCTTCTGATTTAG CTTCCTCCCCAGAGGATCATTCTAGTGACTTGCATAGCGCACCAGAGTCTGGTCAATTTGTGGAGGACCACAGAAATAGAGAGAGCATTGagagtg AAGAATGTTCTCagcctccatgcccagaaggaaTGGATGATAGACAAGAACTAATTCCAGCTAACTATGAACCGACAG CAAACACAACCATTTCTCCAGAAAATGGACAGGAAATAAATGTTCCAGAACTGTCACCTGCAATACGTTTAGCCAATGCCAGGAACAGGAAGCGGCGTGTTGCGCTGCTCTCGGAGGTTGCGGAGCGCATGCTTACGCAGTGCTCCACAGAGGAACGTGAGGCAAACCGAAGACACAAGGAGACATTGGATGAGGAGCGAAGATGGCGCAGGGAGCTGATGGAGGAGGAAAGACGCCGCCACAACCAGTTGATTGAGGAGGCAAGGCAAGACCGCCAGGTCTTTAAGGATGTCATGTCCCAAAACATGACAGTTATGCTGTCTGCCGTCCAAGCACTTAACAACCTCACACAAATGATTGCAGAGAAGCAGAAAGAACAACAGTCCCAATCACAAACTGCTGCAACCCTTCCACCAGTCCAGGAAGCTCTGTCTTCCCATGAACCCCATCAGAAATGTCCCTGTGCTGGTAGAAAAAACACCAGATGA
- the LOC129336674 gene encoding uncharacterized protein LOC129336674 isoform X2, which translates to MARSLSFLTMEVDPGQSENVMEGSEEVFSNEVVTIKLEDIGSSTPSDLASSPEDHSSDLHSAPESGQFVEDHRNRESIESEECSQPPCPEGMDDRQELIPANYEPTANTTISPENGQEINVPELSPAIRLANARNRKRRVALLSEVAERMLTQCSTEEREANRRHKETLDEERRWRRELMEEERRRHNQLIEEARQDRQVFKDVMSQNMTVMLSAVQALNNLTQMIAEKQKEQQSQSQTAATLPPVQEALSSHEPHQKCPCAGRKNTR; encoded by the exons ATGGCCAGAAGCCTTTCCTTCCTCACGATGGAAGTAGATCCTGGACAATCTGAAAATGTAATGGAGGGATCCGAGGAGGTCTTCAGTAATGAGGTTGTGACTATCAAATTAGAGGATATTGGTTCATCTACCCCTTCTGATTTAG CTTCCTCCCCAGAGGATCATTCTAGTGACTTGCATAGCGCACCAGAGTCTGGTCAATTTGTGGAGGACCACAGAAATAGAGAGAGCATTGagagtg AAGAATGTTCTCagcctccatgcccagaaggaaTGGATGATAGACAAGAACTAATTCCAGCTAACTATGAACCGACAG CAAACACAACCATTTCTCCAGAAAATGGACAGGAAATAAATGTTCCAGAACTGTCACCTGCAATACGTTTAGCCAATGCCAGGAACAGGAAGCGGCGTGTTGCGCTGCTCTCGGAGGTTGCGGAGCGCATGCTTACGCAGTGCTCCACAGAGGAACGTGAGGCAAACCGAAGACACAAGGAGACATTGGATGAGGAGCGAAGATGGCGCAGGGAGCTGATGGAGGAGGAAAGACGCCGCCACAACCAGTTGATTGAGGAGGCAAGGCAAGACCGCCAGGTCTTTAAGGATGTCATGTCCCAAAACATGACAGTTATGCTGTCTGCCGTCCAAGCACTTAACAACCTCACACAAATGATTGCAGAGAAGCAGAAAGAACAACAGTCCCAATCACAAACTGCTGCAACCCTTCCACCAGTCCAGGAAGCTCTGTCTTCCCATGAACCCCATCAGAAATGTCCCTGTGCTGGTAGAAAAAACACCAGATGA
- the RPL7L1 gene encoding 60S ribosomal protein L7-like 1: MAESEPKRKIPLVPENLLKKRKAYQAIKATQAKQALLDKRKHQKGKQIKFKRLEAFARDSHRKLRDEVRLRRMEHKPGVMLLPEGHKLAFAVRIIDIKGVSVKVQHVIQRLRLRKIYSGTFVKLSPASLKMLRIVEPYVAWGYPNLKSIRELILKRGHAKINKKKLALTDNVLIEKHLGNYGIICLEDLIHEIYSAGKHFHEINKFLWPFHLSVARHAARNKMGFRKEIGNPGFRGDGINQLIRHLN; the protein is encoded by the exons ATGGCGGAGTCGGA gCCTAAAAGGAAAATACCATTGGTGCCAGAAAACTTGCTTAAGAAGAGAAAGGCCTACCAGGCAATCAAGGCCACCCAGGCAAAGCAGGCTTTGCTGGATAAGAGAAAG CATCAGAAAGGAAAACAGATTAAATTCAAACGTCTTGAGGCATTTGCACGTGACTCCCATCGGAAACTCAGAGATGAGGTCCGCCTGCGGCGTATGGAACACAAACCTGGAGTAATGCTACTACCCGAGGGACACAAACTGGCATTTGCTGTACGAATTATTGA CATTAAAGGGGTGAGTGTAAAGGTTCAACACGTCATACAGAGGTTGCGGTTGAGAAAGATTTACAGTGGCACATTTGTTAAGCTGTCGCCAGCATCGCTGAAAATGCTGCGGATTGTGGAGCCTTACGTGGCATGGGG ATACCCCAACCTGAAATCTATTCGGGAGCTGATCCTGAAACGAGGCCATGCCAAAATCAACAAGAAAAAGCTTGCCCTTACAGACAATGTTCTGATTGAAAAGCATTTGG GAAATTATGGTATCATTTGTCTAGAAGATCTTATTCATGAAATTTACTCAGCTGGAAAGCATTTTCATGAAATCAATAAATTTTTGTGGCCGTTCCATCTGTCAGTGGCTCGTCATGCTGCTCGTAATAAAATGGGGTTCCGGAAGGAAATTGGCAACCCCGGATTTCGGGGTGATGGAATCAACCAGCTCATACGACATTTGAACTAG